One region of Sphingomonas abietis genomic DNA includes:
- the ppc gene encoding phosphoenolpyruvate carboxylase, protein MASASPPITQNPDVRFLGRLLGDVIRSYGGDALFRRIEYIRSVSVDRARGIAGAEAIDAGLDALGLDDTLAFVRGFMLFSMLANLAEDRQGVTAEPDADMAHALARLEHQGIDKARILAMLERALVVPVLTAHPTEVRRKSVIDHRNRIAELMQLKDGGAEETEDGDLVEEAIIRQIALLWQTRALRRERLYVADEIDTALAYLRDVLLPTLPALYARWDRALGARTPSFLRLGNWIGGDRDGNPNVQADQLRLVLARSAEAVLGSYLDAIHGLGAELSISTELAPVDQQLGALADDAHDPGRNRSDEPYRRALTGIYARLAATFAAIVGHAPPRPARVKAAAYADPAALRHDLSTLARALADSGGDTLKSGGALGRLIRAIDIFGFHLAALDLRQNADVHERVVAELLKVAGVEADYLALDEAARIALLRSELAHARPLSSGWGDYSEETQSELGILRAAAEAHRLYGPACIGIYNISKSESVSDMLEVHTLLKEVGLYRPAASEGEAPEAAIMAVPLFETIGDLENAPAVMADWFALPEIAALSKARGHQEVMVGYSDSNKDGGYLTSVWSLHQASRALAPVFDKAGVAMQLFHGRGGAVGRGGGSSFAAIQAQPPGTVNGRIRITEQGEVIAAKYGTRESAAINLEAMASATLLASLEKPKLSNKDYDRFATAMASISETAFGAYRDLVYGDDAFRTFFRQITPLTEIAGLKIGSRPASRTKSDRIEDLRAIPWVFSWAQARIMLPGWYGVGQGLSGFGDMGLLREMLEAWPFLAATLANMEMVLAKSDMKIAAYYLPLVEDKAMGDRFFGRIRDGWNQAQDCLLAVTRQTRLLEKHQALDTSIRLRLPYIEPLNLLQVELLKRHRAGEEDPRIKEGIELSINAIATALRNSG, encoded by the coding sequence ATGGCCAGCGCATCCCCCCCGATCACGCAGAACCCCGATGTCCGTTTCCTCGGGCGATTGCTCGGCGATGTGATCCGCTCCTATGGCGGCGACGCGCTGTTCCGGCGGATCGAATATATCCGCTCGGTTTCGGTGGATCGGGCGCGCGGGATTGCCGGTGCCGAGGCCATCGATGCCGGGCTGGATGCGCTCGGCCTCGATGACACGCTCGCCTTCGTGCGCGGCTTCATGCTGTTCTCGATGCTCGCCAATCTCGCCGAGGATCGACAGGGCGTCACCGCCGAACCCGATGCCGACATGGCGCACGCGCTCGCCCGGCTCGAGCATCAGGGCATCGACAAGGCGCGCATCCTCGCCATGCTCGAGCGGGCTCTGGTCGTGCCGGTGCTGACCGCACACCCGACCGAGGTTCGCCGCAAGAGCGTGATCGACCACCGCAACCGCATCGCCGAGCTGATGCAGCTCAAGGATGGCGGCGCGGAGGAGACCGAGGACGGCGATCTGGTCGAAGAGGCGATCATCCGCCAGATCGCGCTGCTCTGGCAGACCCGCGCGCTCCGCCGCGAGCGGCTCTATGTGGCCGACGAGATCGACACCGCCTTGGCCTATCTGCGCGACGTGCTGCTGCCGACCCTGCCGGCGCTCTATGCGCGCTGGGATCGCGCGCTGGGTGCGCGGACGCCGAGCTTCCTGCGGCTGGGCAACTGGATCGGCGGCGATCGCGACGGCAATCCCAATGTCCAGGCCGATCAGTTGCGGCTGGTGCTGGCACGATCGGCCGAAGCGGTGCTCGGCTCCTATCTCGATGCGATCCACGGGCTCGGCGCCGAGCTTTCGATCTCGACCGAACTGGCCCCCGTCGACCAGCAATTGGGCGCACTCGCCGATGATGCCCACGATCCCGGCCGCAACCGCAGCGACGAGCCCTATCGGCGCGCCCTGACCGGCATCTATGCCCGCCTCGCCGCCACCTTCGCGGCGATCGTCGGCCATGCCCCGCCGCGCCCGGCACGGGTGAAGGCGGCCGCCTATGCCGATCCGGCGGCATTGCGCCACGATCTTTCCACCCTTGCCCGTGCGCTGGCCGACAGCGGCGGCGACACGCTGAAGAGCGGCGGCGCACTCGGCCGGCTGATCCGGGCGATCGATATCTTCGGCTTCCATCTCGCCGCGCTCGACCTGCGACAGAATGCCGACGTCCATGAACGGGTGGTCGCCGAACTGCTCAAGGTGGCCGGCGTCGAAGCCGATTATCTGGCGCTCGACGAGGCGGCACGCATCGCGCTGCTGCGCAGCGAACTCGCCCATGCCCGGCCGCTGTCCAGCGGCTGGGGCGATTATTCGGAGGAGACCCAGTCCGAACTCGGCATCCTGCGGGCGGCGGCCGAAGCCCATCGCCTCTATGGCCCGGCGTGCATCGGCATCTACAACATCTCGAAATCCGAAAGCGTGTCGGACATGCTGGAGGTCCACACCCTGCTCAAGGAGGTCGGCCTGTACCGGCCCGCCGCGAGCGAGGGCGAAGCGCCGGAGGCCGCGATCATGGCGGTGCCGCTGTTCGAGACGATCGGCGATCTCGAAAATGCGCCGGCGGTGATGGCCGACTGGTTCGCGCTGCCCGAGATCGCGGCGCTGTCGAAGGCGCGCGGCCATCAGGAGGTGATGGTCGGCTATTCGGATTCGAACAAGGATGGCGGCTATCTGACCTCGGTCTGGTCGCTTCACCAGGCCTCGCGCGCGCTGGCGCCGGTGTTCGACAAGGCCGGCGTCGCCATGCAGCTGTTCCACGGCCGGGGCGGTGCGGTCGGGCGCGGCGGCGGCTCGTCCTTCGCCGCGATCCAGGCGCAGCCGCCGGGCACCGTCAACGGCCGCATCCGCATCACCGAACAGGGCGAGGTGATCGCCGCCAAATATGGCACGCGGGAAAGCGCCGCGATCAACCTGGAAGCGATGGCGTCCGCCACCTTGCTCGCCAGTCTCGAAAAGCCCAAGCTTTCGAACAAGGACTATGATCGCTTCGCCACCGCCATGGCCTCCATCTCCGAAACCGCGTTCGGGGCCTATCGCGATCTGGTCTATGGCGACGACGCCTTCCGCACCTTCTTCCGCCAGATCACGCCGCTGACCGAGATTGCCGGCCTCAAGATCGGCTCGCGGCCCGCCAGCCGCACCAAATCCGATCGCATCGAGGATCTGCGCGCGATCCCCTGGGTGTTCAGCTGGGCCCAGGCGCGGATCATGCTGCCGGGCTGGTATGGCGTCGGCCAGGGGCTGTCCGGCTTCGGCGACATGGGCCTGCTGCGCGAGATGCTGGAGGCCTGGCCGTTCCTCGCCGCGACGCTCGCCAACATGGAGATGGTGCTGGCGAAATCGGACATGAAGATCGCCGCTTATTATCTCCCGCTGGTCGAGGACAAGGCGATGGGGGATCGCTTCTTCGGCCGCATCCGCGACGGCTGGAACCAGGCGCAGGACTGCCTGCTCGCCGTCACCCGCCAGACCCGGCTGCTGGAGAAGCATCAGGCGCTCGACACCTCGATCCGGCTGCGCCTGCCCTATATCGAGCCGCTCAACCTGCTCCAGGTCGAGCTGCTCAAGCGCCACCGCGCGGGCGAGGAAGACCCCCGCATCAAGGAGGGCATCGAGCTGTCGATCAACGCCATCGCCACGGCGTTGCGCAACAGTGGTTGA
- a CDS encoding HNH endonuclease: MYHPDLIRHPDIAQHPDLARHPDGCPTLVLNADYTPLSYYPLSLWPWQTAIKAVFLERVDIVSHYEREVHSPSFSMKLPSVIALRQFVKPSAYPAFTRFNLFLRDGFECQYCGERHDLTFDHVIPRAQGGRTTWENVSTACSPCNLRKGGRTPRQAHMKLTHEPMRPTSWELQENGRRFPPNYLHDSWRDWLYWDVPLEA, from the coding sequence ATGTACCATCCCGATCTCATCCGGCATCCCGATATTGCCCAACATCCCGATCTCGCCCGGCATCCCGATGGCTGCCCGACATTGGTGCTCAACGCGGATTATACGCCGCTCAGCTATTATCCGCTGTCGCTATGGCCGTGGCAGACCGCGATCAAGGCGGTGTTCCTGGAGCGCGTCGACATCGTCTCGCATTACGAACGCGAGGTGCATTCGCCGAGCTTCTCGATGAAGCTGCCCTCGGTGATCGCGCTGCGCCAGTTCGTGAAGCCCTCGGCCTATCCGGCCTTCACCCGCTTCAACCTGTTCCTGCGCGACGGGTTCGAGTGCCAATATTGCGGCGAGCGGCACGATCTCACCTTCGATCACGTCATCCCGCGCGCGCAAGGCGGCCGGACGACGTGGGAGAATGTCTCCACCGCCTGCTCGCCCTGCAATCTGCGCAAGGGCGGGCGGACGCCCAGGCAGGCCCATATGAAGCTCACCCACGAACCGATGCGCCCGACGAGCTGGGAATTGCAGGAGAATGGCCGCCGCTTCCCCCCCAATTATCTCCACGATAGCTGGCGGGACTGGCTCTATTGGGATGTGCCGCTGGAGGCCTGA
- a CDS encoding manganese efflux pump MntP yields the protein MAGMLTLGALGLGLSVDAFAAAVGKGAAIGQPKLRDALRIGIVFGAFEALMPALGWVIGKAVATWFAQYGGWIAFALLVGVGGHMMWEAWHGDLAEGHDDDEKTKSGGMLGVALTAVATSIDALAVGVSLAVMGVPLLAACIVIGAVTTVIATGGVMLGKHAGLWLGRYAEIAGGAVLILIGAAIPIQQLLVKG from the coding sequence ATGGCTGGAATGCTCACTCTCGGTGCCCTCGGGCTCGGACTGTCGGTCGATGCCTTTGCCGCTGCGGTCGGCAAGGGTGCCGCGATCGGGCAGCCGAAACTGCGCGACGCGCTGCGCATCGGTATCGTCTTCGGGGCCTTCGAGGCGCTGATGCCCGCGCTCGGCTGGGTGATCGGCAAGGCGGTGGCGACCTGGTTCGCCCAATATGGCGGCTGGATCGCCTTCGCGCTGCTCGTCGGCGTCGGCGGGCACATGATGTGGGAAGCCTGGCATGGCGATCTTGCCGAGGGCCATGACGATGACGAGAAGACGAAGAGCGGCGGGATGCTCGGCGTCGCGCTGACCGCCGTCGCCACCTCGATCGACGCGCTGGCGGTGGGCGTCAGCCTCGCGGTGATGGGCGTGCCGCTGCTCGCGGCCTGCATCGTCATCGGTGCCGTCACCACGGTGATCGCCACCGGCGGCGTGATGCTCGGCAAACATGCCGGTCTCTGGCTGGGCCGCTATGCCGAGATCGCGGGCGGTGCGGTGCTGATCCTGATCGGCGCGGCGATTCCGATCCAGCAGCTGCTGGTCAAAGGCTGA
- the gluQRS gene encoding tRNA glutamyl-Q(34) synthetase GluQRS — MIFPSDSTIAPIVTRFAPSPTGRLHLGHAFSAIQAHDFSRHRGGRFLLRIEDIDPGRTREEHVAGIAEDLAWLGLGWDSDPIRQSARLPVYAAALDRLKADGLVYPCFCTRAEIAASASAPHGPAGALYPGTCRGLGAAARAARMAGEAHGWRIDMARAVAMAGPLTWHDQSAGTVVAMPAAQGDVVLARKDAPISYHLAVTVDDAAQGVTDIVRGVDLFEATHVHRLLQALLGLATPRYHHHPLLTGADGQRLAKRHGAPSLADMRAAGQAPGLLAAALREGRTPVGFGVVQA, encoded by the coding sequence ATGATTTTTCCCTCTGATTCGACCATTGCGCCGATCGTCACCCGCTTCGCGCCGAGTCCGACGGGGCGGCTGCATCTCGGCCACGCCTTCTCGGCGATCCAGGCGCATGATTTCTCGCGGCACCGCGGCGGACGCTTCCTGCTCCGGATCGAGGATATCGATCCGGGCCGGACCCGGGAGGAGCATGTCGCCGGCATCGCGGAGGATCTGGCATGGCTCGGATTGGGCTGGGACAGCGATCCGATCCGGCAATCGGCGCGCCTGCCCGTGTATGCGGCGGCGCTCGACCGGCTGAAGGCGGACGGGCTGGTCTATCCCTGCTTCTGCACCCGCGCCGAGATCGCGGCGAGCGCCTCTGCGCCCCATGGGCCGGCGGGCGCACTTTATCCCGGCACCTGTCGCGGGCTGGGCGCGGCGGCGCGCGCGGCGCGCATGGCGGGGGAAGCCCATGGCTGGCGGATCGACATGGCGCGCGCGGTCGCAATGGCGGGGCCGCTGACGTGGCACGATCAATCCGCCGGCACCGTCGTGGCGATGCCGGCGGCGCAGGGCGACGTGGTGCTGGCACGCAAGGATGCGCCGATATCCTATCATCTTGCCGTCACCGTGGACGATGCGGCGCAGGGCGTCACCGATATCGTGCGCGGGGTCGATCTGTTCGAGGCGACCCATGTCCACCGCCTGCTCCAGGCGCTGCTCGGCCTGGCGACGCCGCGTTACCATCACCATCCGCTGCTGACCGGCGCCGACGGCCAGCGACTCGCCAAGCGCCATGGTGCGCCGAGCCTCGCCGATATGCGGGCGGCCGGGCAGGCGCCGGGCCTGCTGGCGGCGGCGC